The following coding sequences are from one Gadus morhua chromosome 10, gadMor3.0, whole genome shotgun sequence window:
- the znf711 gene encoding zinc finger protein 711 isoform X2, whose translation MDHGGGVLELHTQELKMPHTMIMQDFVAGIGGLAHIDGEHIVVSVPEGMLLSDVMTDEGILLEHSLEVEGLETQVEEGLETEVVESLETDVEGLEAEVVDGLQTQIVELQAQVVDGLDGEVEVEGLEVEDVEALEAHVVEGLEEEEVEVEGMEAEEVEGLVVDVGVESHEIVNEDLVSSEHSVIMPDNILGSEVAIEEALDHHHHHHHHVLTSQLIQDSDHHHHHHHHDMTDQVFVAELLSDHQDNTLDQQLVSEGVMVADRETIIHEELPAESVDLQTDGDDDARSSSEDYLMISLDEVGEKLDIGDTPLEISTEVMEDKEAKEQDESEVIKVYIFKAEADDDLGGTEVITEDDYQNGHPDPEAASSGRLGVGRDKMIYMSVKNRTKVDDDDDDDDTEEDDDDDDEDDDESDEDDEDDEDMNESDMAEQVYMEVVVDQEEEAAAQPTELHDSINNKMFVPVSWANSYGNCIDAGKNGGTTPFLQIRDNMGANRLLKTKTKKKKKGNMRQCQTAVIIGPDGLPLTVYPCHLCGKKFRSRVFLKCHMKNHPDHLLKKKYQCTDCDFTTNKKVNFHNHLESHKLLSHHSERSPEYTEYARRYHESSPLGSDKLIVKDREPKLHHCKHCAYETAEQGLLNRHMLASHSKNFAHVCVECAKGFRHPSELKKHMRTHTGEKPYLCPHCDFRCADQSNLKTHIKSKHGADLPFKCSHCPQAYADARELQRHIEVVQGHKTHQCPHCEHKSTNSSDLKRHIISVHTKDFPHQCDVCEKGFHRPSELKKHAETHKGNKVHQCRHCNFNAPDTFTLSRHILSLHTKDLPFKCKRCRRGFRHPAELKKHMKTHSGRKVYQCQFCEYNSTDASGFKRHVISIHTKDYPHRCDYCTKGFRRPSEKSQHIARHHKDMLM comes from the exons ATGGACCATGGTGGAGGGGTGCTGGAGTTACATACACAGGAGCTGAAGATGCCCCACACGATGATCATGCAAGACTTTG TGGCGGGAATAGGGGGTCTGGCTCACATCGACGGGGAGCATATCGTGGTGTCTGTGCCAGAGGGAATGCTTCTCAGCGATGTGATGACAGACGAAGGCATCTTGCTGGAGCACAGCCTTGAGGTGGAGGGCCTGGAgacccaggtggaggagggcctggagacggaggtggtggagagctTGGAGACCGACGTGGAGGGACTGGAGGCCGAGGTAGTTGACGGTCTGCAGACCCAGATAGTGGAGCTCCAAGCCCAGGTGGTGGATGGACTggatggggaggtggaggtcgaGGGTCTTGAGGTGGAGGACGTCGAGGCCCTGGAAGCCCATGTtgtggaggggctggaggaggaggaggtagaggtggaaggcatggaggcggaggaggtggaaggaCTCGTGGTCGACGTCGGAGTAGAAAGTCACGAGATCGTCAACGAGGACCTGGTGTCGTCGGAGCACAGCGTCATCATGCCCGATAACATTCTGGGCTCGGAGGTTGCCATAGAGGAGGCTctggaccaccaccaccatcaccaccaccacgtcctGACCTCGCAGCTCATCCAGGACtcggaccaccaccaccaccatcaccaccacgacATGACGGACCAGGTGTTTGTGGCCGAGCTGCTGTCGGACCACCAGGACAACACGCTGGACCAGCAGCTGGTGTCGGAGGGCGTGATGGTGGCCGACAGGGAGACCATCATCCACGAGGAGCTGCCGGCCGAGTCGGTGGACCTGCAGACCGATGGGGACGACGACGCCCGGAGCAGCTCTGAGGACTACCTCATGATCTCCT TGGACGAGGTGGGGGAGAAGCTGGACATAGGGGACACGCCTCTGGAGATCAGCACTGAGGTGATGGAGGACAAGGAAGCCAAAGAGCAGGATGAGTCGGAGGTCATCAAGGTCTACATTTTCAAAGCTGAAGCGGACGACGATTTGG GGGGAACCGAGGTGATAACGGAGGACGACTATCAGAACGGGCATCCCGACCCGGAGGCGGCGTCGTCGGGGCGACTCGGCGTCGGCCGCGACAAGATGATCTACATGTCGGTCAAGAACCGGACCAAAgtagacgacgacgacgacgacgacgacacagAGGaagatgacgacgacgacgacgaggacgacgacgagAGTGACGAagacgacgaggacgacgaaGACATGA ATGAGAGTGACATGGCTGAACAGGTGTATATGGAGGTGGTAGtagatcaggaggaggaggctgcagCACAGCCAACCGAGCTTCATGACTCCATAAACAACAAGATGTTTGTGCCCGTGTCCTGGGCAAATTCTTATG GTAACTGTATCGACGCGGGGAAGAACGGGGGCACCACGCCGTTCCTGCAGATCAGGGACAACATGGGCGCCAACCGCCTCCTCAAGACCAAgaccaagaagaagaaaaagggcAATATGCGGCAGTGCCAGACTG CCGTCATCATCGGGCCGGACGGTCTGCCGCTGACCGTCTACCCCTGCCACCTCTGCGGGAAGAAGTTCCGCTCCCGGGTCTTCCTGAAGTGCCACATGAAGAACCACCCCGACCACCTGCTGAAGAAGAAGTACCAGTGCACCGACTGCGACTTCACCACCAACAAGAAGGTCAACTTCCACAACCACCTGGAGAGCCACAAGCTGCTCAGCCACCACAGCGAGCGCTCGCCCGAGTACACGGAGTACGCCCGGCGCTACCACGAGTCCAGCCCGCTGGGCTCGGACAAACTCATCGTGAAGGACCGCGAGCCCAAGCTGCACCACTGCAAGCACTGCGCCTACGAGACGGCCGAGCAGGGCCTGCTGAACCGCCACATGCTGGCGTCGCACAGCAAGAACTTTGCCCACGTGTGCGTGGAGTGCGCCAAGGGCTTCCGCCACCCGTCGGAGCTCAAgaaacacatgcgcacgcacacgggcgagaagccctacCTGTGCCCGCACTGCGACTTCCGCTGCGCCGACCAGTCCAACCTAAAGACTCACATCAAGAGCAAGCACGGCGCCGACCTGCCCTTCAAGTGCAGCCACTGCCCGCAGGCGTACGCCGACGCGCGCGAGCTGCAGCGGCACATAGAGGTGGTGCAGGGCCACAAGACCCACCAGTGCCCCCACTGCGAGCACAAGAGCACCAACTCCAGCGACCTGAAGCGCCACATCATCTCGGTGCACACCAAGGACTTCCCGCACCAGTGCGACGTGTGCGAGAAGGGCTTCCACCGGCCGTCGGAGCTGAAGAAGCACGCCGAGACGCACAAGGGCAACAAGGTGCACCAGTGCCGCCACTGCAACTTCAACGCGCCCGACACCTTCACCCTGAGCCGCCATATCCTGTCGCTGCACACCAAGGACCTGCCGTTCAAGTGCAAGCGCTGCCGGCGGGGCTTCCGGCACCCGGCGGAGCTGAAGAAGCACATGAAGACGCACAGCGGCCGCAAGGTCTACCAGTGTCAGTTCTGCGagtacaacagcacggacgctTCGGGCTTCAAGCGCCACGTCATCTCCATCCACACCAAGGACTACCCGCACCGCTGCGACTACTGCACCAAGGGCTTCAGGCGGCCCTCGGAGAAGAGCCAGCACATAGCCCGGCATCACAAAGACATGTTGATGTGA
- the znf711 gene encoding zinc finger protein 711 isoform X3 — MDHGGGVLELHTQELKMPHTMIMQDFVAGIGGLAHIDGEHIVVSVPEGMLLSDVMTDEGILLEHSLEVEGLETQVEEGLETEVVESLETDVEGLEAEVVDGLQTQIVELQAQVVDGLDGEVEVEGLEVEDVEALEAHVVEGLEEEEVEVEGMEAEEVEGLVVDVGVESHEIVNEDLVSSEHSVIMPDNILGSEVAIEEALDHHHHHHHHVLTSQLIQDSDHHHHHHHHDMTDQVFVAELLSDHQDNTLDQQLVSEGVMVADRETIIHEELPAESVDLQTDGDDDARSSSEDYLMISLDEVGEKLDIGDTPLEISTEVMEDKEAKEQDESEVIKVYIFKAEADDDLGGTEVITEDDYQNGHPDPEAASSGRLGVGRDKMIYMSVKNRTKVDDDDDDDDTEEDDDDDDEDDDESDEDDEDDEDMSNCIDAGKNGGTTPFLQIRDNMGANRLLKTKTKKKKKGNMRQCQTGSTINTFHQPMAENFDESAAVIIGPDGLPLTVYPCHLCGKKFRSRVFLKCHMKNHPDHLLKKKYQCTDCDFTTNKKVNFHNHLESHKLLSHHSERSPEYTEYARRYHESSPLGSDKLIVKDREPKLHHCKHCAYETAEQGLLNRHMLASHSKNFAHVCVECAKGFRHPSELKKHMRTHTGEKPYLCPHCDFRCADQSNLKTHIKSKHGADLPFKCSHCPQAYADARELQRHIEVVQGHKTHQCPHCEHKSTNSSDLKRHIISVHTKDFPHQCDVCEKGFHRPSELKKHAETHKGNKVHQCRHCNFNAPDTFTLSRHILSLHTKDLPFKCKRCRRGFRHPAELKKHMKTHSGRKVYQCQFCEYNSTDASGFKRHVISIHTKDYPHRCDYCTKGFRRPSEKSQHIARHHKDMLM; from the exons ATGGACCATGGTGGAGGGGTGCTGGAGTTACATACACAGGAGCTGAAGATGCCCCACACGATGATCATGCAAGACTTTG TGGCGGGAATAGGGGGTCTGGCTCACATCGACGGGGAGCATATCGTGGTGTCTGTGCCAGAGGGAATGCTTCTCAGCGATGTGATGACAGACGAAGGCATCTTGCTGGAGCACAGCCTTGAGGTGGAGGGCCTGGAgacccaggtggaggagggcctggagacggaggtggtggagagctTGGAGACCGACGTGGAGGGACTGGAGGCCGAGGTAGTTGACGGTCTGCAGACCCAGATAGTGGAGCTCCAAGCCCAGGTGGTGGATGGACTggatggggaggtggaggtcgaGGGTCTTGAGGTGGAGGACGTCGAGGCCCTGGAAGCCCATGTtgtggaggggctggaggaggaggaggtagaggtggaaggcatggaggcggaggaggtggaaggaCTCGTGGTCGACGTCGGAGTAGAAAGTCACGAGATCGTCAACGAGGACCTGGTGTCGTCGGAGCACAGCGTCATCATGCCCGATAACATTCTGGGCTCGGAGGTTGCCATAGAGGAGGCTctggaccaccaccaccatcaccaccaccacgtcctGACCTCGCAGCTCATCCAGGACtcggaccaccaccaccaccatcaccaccacgacATGACGGACCAGGTGTTTGTGGCCGAGCTGCTGTCGGACCACCAGGACAACACGCTGGACCAGCAGCTGGTGTCGGAGGGCGTGATGGTGGCCGACAGGGAGACCATCATCCACGAGGAGCTGCCGGCCGAGTCGGTGGACCTGCAGACCGATGGGGACGACGACGCCCGGAGCAGCTCTGAGGACTACCTCATGATCTCCT TGGACGAGGTGGGGGAGAAGCTGGACATAGGGGACACGCCTCTGGAGATCAGCACTGAGGTGATGGAGGACAAGGAAGCCAAAGAGCAGGATGAGTCGGAGGTCATCAAGGTCTACATTTTCAAAGCTGAAGCGGACGACGATTTGG GGGGAACCGAGGTGATAACGGAGGACGACTATCAGAACGGGCATCCCGACCCGGAGGCGGCGTCGTCGGGGCGACTCGGCGTCGGCCGCGACAAGATGATCTACATGTCGGTCAAGAACCGGACCAAAgtagacgacgacgacgacgacgacgacacagAGGaagatgacgacgacgacgacgaggacgacgacgagAGTGACGAagacgacgaggacgacgaaGACATGA GTAACTGTATCGACGCGGGGAAGAACGGGGGCACCACGCCGTTCCTGCAGATCAGGGACAACATGGGCGCCAACCGCCTCCTCAAGACCAAgaccaagaagaagaaaaagggcAATATGCGGCAGTGCCAGACTG GGTCCACAATTAACACCTTCCACCAGCCAATGGCGGAAAATTTTGACGAATCTGCAG CCGTCATCATCGGGCCGGACGGTCTGCCGCTGACCGTCTACCCCTGCCACCTCTGCGGGAAGAAGTTCCGCTCCCGGGTCTTCCTGAAGTGCCACATGAAGAACCACCCCGACCACCTGCTGAAGAAGAAGTACCAGTGCACCGACTGCGACTTCACCACCAACAAGAAGGTCAACTTCCACAACCACCTGGAGAGCCACAAGCTGCTCAGCCACCACAGCGAGCGCTCGCCCGAGTACACGGAGTACGCCCGGCGCTACCACGAGTCCAGCCCGCTGGGCTCGGACAAACTCATCGTGAAGGACCGCGAGCCCAAGCTGCACCACTGCAAGCACTGCGCCTACGAGACGGCCGAGCAGGGCCTGCTGAACCGCCACATGCTGGCGTCGCACAGCAAGAACTTTGCCCACGTGTGCGTGGAGTGCGCCAAGGGCTTCCGCCACCCGTCGGAGCTCAAgaaacacatgcgcacgcacacgggcgagaagccctacCTGTGCCCGCACTGCGACTTCCGCTGCGCCGACCAGTCCAACCTAAAGACTCACATCAAGAGCAAGCACGGCGCCGACCTGCCCTTCAAGTGCAGCCACTGCCCGCAGGCGTACGCCGACGCGCGCGAGCTGCAGCGGCACATAGAGGTGGTGCAGGGCCACAAGACCCACCAGTGCCCCCACTGCGAGCACAAGAGCACCAACTCCAGCGACCTGAAGCGCCACATCATCTCGGTGCACACCAAGGACTTCCCGCACCAGTGCGACGTGTGCGAGAAGGGCTTCCACCGGCCGTCGGAGCTGAAGAAGCACGCCGAGACGCACAAGGGCAACAAGGTGCACCAGTGCCGCCACTGCAACTTCAACGCGCCCGACACCTTCACCCTGAGCCGCCATATCCTGTCGCTGCACACCAAGGACCTGCCGTTCAAGTGCAAGCGCTGCCGGCGGGGCTTCCGGCACCCGGCGGAGCTGAAGAAGCACATGAAGACGCACAGCGGCCGCAAGGTCTACCAGTGTCAGTTCTGCGagtacaacagcacggacgctTCGGGCTTCAAGCGCCACGTCATCTCCATCCACACCAAGGACTACCCGCACCGCTGCGACTACTGCACCAAGGGCTTCAGGCGGCCCTCGGAGAAGAGCCAGCACATAGCCCGGCATCACAAAGACATGTTGATGTGA
- the znf711 gene encoding zinc finger protein 711 isoform X1, whose translation MDHGGGVLELHTQELKMPHTMIMQDFVAGIGGLAHIDGEHIVVSVPEGMLLSDVMTDEGILLEHSLEVEGLETQVEEGLETEVVESLETDVEGLEAEVVDGLQTQIVELQAQVVDGLDGEVEVEGLEVEDVEALEAHVVEGLEEEEVEVEGMEAEEVEGLVVDVGVESHEIVNEDLVSSEHSVIMPDNILGSEVAIEEALDHHHHHHHHVLTSQLIQDSDHHHHHHHHDMTDQVFVAELLSDHQDNTLDQQLVSEGVMVADRETIIHEELPAESVDLQTDGDDDARSSSEDYLMISLDEVGEKLDIGDTPLEISTEVMEDKEAKEQDESEVIKVYIFKAEADDDLGGTEVITEDDYQNGHPDPEAASSGRLGVGRDKMIYMSVKNRTKVDDDDDDDDTEEDDDDDDEDDDESDEDDEDDEDMNESDMAEQVYMEVVVDQEEEAAAQPTELHDSINNKMFVPVSWANSYGNCIDAGKNGGTTPFLQIRDNMGANRLLKTKTKKKKKGNMRQCQTGSTINTFHQPMAENFDESAAVIIGPDGLPLTVYPCHLCGKKFRSRVFLKCHMKNHPDHLLKKKYQCTDCDFTTNKKVNFHNHLESHKLLSHHSERSPEYTEYARRYHESSPLGSDKLIVKDREPKLHHCKHCAYETAEQGLLNRHMLASHSKNFAHVCVECAKGFRHPSELKKHMRTHTGEKPYLCPHCDFRCADQSNLKTHIKSKHGADLPFKCSHCPQAYADARELQRHIEVVQGHKTHQCPHCEHKSTNSSDLKRHIISVHTKDFPHQCDVCEKGFHRPSELKKHAETHKGNKVHQCRHCNFNAPDTFTLSRHILSLHTKDLPFKCKRCRRGFRHPAELKKHMKTHSGRKVYQCQFCEYNSTDASGFKRHVISIHTKDYPHRCDYCTKGFRRPSEKSQHIARHHKDMLM comes from the exons ATGGACCATGGTGGAGGGGTGCTGGAGTTACATACACAGGAGCTGAAGATGCCCCACACGATGATCATGCAAGACTTTG TGGCGGGAATAGGGGGTCTGGCTCACATCGACGGGGAGCATATCGTGGTGTCTGTGCCAGAGGGAATGCTTCTCAGCGATGTGATGACAGACGAAGGCATCTTGCTGGAGCACAGCCTTGAGGTGGAGGGCCTGGAgacccaggtggaggagggcctggagacggaggtggtggagagctTGGAGACCGACGTGGAGGGACTGGAGGCCGAGGTAGTTGACGGTCTGCAGACCCAGATAGTGGAGCTCCAAGCCCAGGTGGTGGATGGACTggatggggaggtggaggtcgaGGGTCTTGAGGTGGAGGACGTCGAGGCCCTGGAAGCCCATGTtgtggaggggctggaggaggaggaggtagaggtggaaggcatggaggcggaggaggtggaaggaCTCGTGGTCGACGTCGGAGTAGAAAGTCACGAGATCGTCAACGAGGACCTGGTGTCGTCGGAGCACAGCGTCATCATGCCCGATAACATTCTGGGCTCGGAGGTTGCCATAGAGGAGGCTctggaccaccaccaccatcaccaccaccacgtcctGACCTCGCAGCTCATCCAGGACtcggaccaccaccaccaccatcaccaccacgacATGACGGACCAGGTGTTTGTGGCCGAGCTGCTGTCGGACCACCAGGACAACACGCTGGACCAGCAGCTGGTGTCGGAGGGCGTGATGGTGGCCGACAGGGAGACCATCATCCACGAGGAGCTGCCGGCCGAGTCGGTGGACCTGCAGACCGATGGGGACGACGACGCCCGGAGCAGCTCTGAGGACTACCTCATGATCTCCT TGGACGAGGTGGGGGAGAAGCTGGACATAGGGGACACGCCTCTGGAGATCAGCACTGAGGTGATGGAGGACAAGGAAGCCAAAGAGCAGGATGAGTCGGAGGTCATCAAGGTCTACATTTTCAAAGCTGAAGCGGACGACGATTTGG GGGGAACCGAGGTGATAACGGAGGACGACTATCAGAACGGGCATCCCGACCCGGAGGCGGCGTCGTCGGGGCGACTCGGCGTCGGCCGCGACAAGATGATCTACATGTCGGTCAAGAACCGGACCAAAgtagacgacgacgacgacgacgacgacacagAGGaagatgacgacgacgacgacgaggacgacgacgagAGTGACGAagacgacgaggacgacgaaGACATGA ATGAGAGTGACATGGCTGAACAGGTGTATATGGAGGTGGTAGtagatcaggaggaggaggctgcagCACAGCCAACCGAGCTTCATGACTCCATAAACAACAAGATGTTTGTGCCCGTGTCCTGGGCAAATTCTTATG GTAACTGTATCGACGCGGGGAAGAACGGGGGCACCACGCCGTTCCTGCAGATCAGGGACAACATGGGCGCCAACCGCCTCCTCAAGACCAAgaccaagaagaagaaaaagggcAATATGCGGCAGTGCCAGACTG GGTCCACAATTAACACCTTCCACCAGCCAATGGCGGAAAATTTTGACGAATCTGCAG CCGTCATCATCGGGCCGGACGGTCTGCCGCTGACCGTCTACCCCTGCCACCTCTGCGGGAAGAAGTTCCGCTCCCGGGTCTTCCTGAAGTGCCACATGAAGAACCACCCCGACCACCTGCTGAAGAAGAAGTACCAGTGCACCGACTGCGACTTCACCACCAACAAGAAGGTCAACTTCCACAACCACCTGGAGAGCCACAAGCTGCTCAGCCACCACAGCGAGCGCTCGCCCGAGTACACGGAGTACGCCCGGCGCTACCACGAGTCCAGCCCGCTGGGCTCGGACAAACTCATCGTGAAGGACCGCGAGCCCAAGCTGCACCACTGCAAGCACTGCGCCTACGAGACGGCCGAGCAGGGCCTGCTGAACCGCCACATGCTGGCGTCGCACAGCAAGAACTTTGCCCACGTGTGCGTGGAGTGCGCCAAGGGCTTCCGCCACCCGTCGGAGCTCAAgaaacacatgcgcacgcacacgggcgagaagccctacCTGTGCCCGCACTGCGACTTCCGCTGCGCCGACCAGTCCAACCTAAAGACTCACATCAAGAGCAAGCACGGCGCCGACCTGCCCTTCAAGTGCAGCCACTGCCCGCAGGCGTACGCCGACGCGCGCGAGCTGCAGCGGCACATAGAGGTGGTGCAGGGCCACAAGACCCACCAGTGCCCCCACTGCGAGCACAAGAGCACCAACTCCAGCGACCTGAAGCGCCACATCATCTCGGTGCACACCAAGGACTTCCCGCACCAGTGCGACGTGTGCGAGAAGGGCTTCCACCGGCCGTCGGAGCTGAAGAAGCACGCCGAGACGCACAAGGGCAACAAGGTGCACCAGTGCCGCCACTGCAACTTCAACGCGCCCGACACCTTCACCCTGAGCCGCCATATCCTGTCGCTGCACACCAAGGACCTGCCGTTCAAGTGCAAGCGCTGCCGGCGGGGCTTCCGGCACCCGGCGGAGCTGAAGAAGCACATGAAGACGCACAGCGGCCGCAAGGTCTACCAGTGTCAGTTCTGCGagtacaacagcacggacgctTCGGGCTTCAAGCGCCACGTCATCTCCATCCACACCAAGGACTACCCGCACCGCTGCGACTACTGCACCAAGGGCTTCAGGCGGCCCTCGGAGAAGAGCCAGCACATAGCCCGGCATCACAAAGACATGTTGATGTGA
- the zgc:66447 gene encoding SLAIN motif-containing protein-like produces MVVPGNPTAIQKPDCGCSSGLMESSDPGFEEEQDVAGVELEEVRKLQELVRRLEVQNQTLRNRGSKPIHNGSYNNHSASSNINERLSCEGVSHPDLRLDHSGELSSREFELSPPQDTSSSYSSEDMSPLPGASRLGEEEGAEGFGGPCMGFLTLPCSNGPEPAQGQPQTPESPSQESYESETLAESDSGVDQTALDELDVLDLEDECAEVDDGDSWLYVSPKKHVAEPCPESPLKWCRRVLDHPSPETEVACRSLINRLDQTSRWKNMYSSPSSTEAGSSGSGLISPGYHKSTNKSLLTCGSSGLVRVNSALSSQSSIDSELSTSDDSISMGYKLQDLTDVQIMARLQEESLRQDYATSSTSVSRRSSSASLQSLRRGGTYSDQEFDSYSLEDEEEAYCPVPQPRQRFSPSPLGSPRCLSPSTSNHGQEPGSRLGAPRARAPRRSLQGPSPELLKFAKSEEELRHSMPNLAPRTSLRSLEAVRNSRSMEANLQSSGNRMSRLNHSPSTGIACSRLRANGQSPLSMRTPVKAMNPVGSMTTSRQPTRGLPVIQAAPAGMGRVQSPGPANGGGYVPGRLSAGTGRPAASRGQTAPSTRSKLAQPGRRSLVTTRMMDDSWKDGCY; encoded by the exons ATGGTGGTTCCAGGCAACCCCACTGCGATCCAAAAGCCTGACTGTGGATGCTCCAGTGGCCTCATGGAAAGTTCAGATCCTGGGTTCGAGGAAGAGCAGGACGTAGCAGgggtggagttggaggaggtgCGCAAGCTACAGGAGCTTGTGCGTAGATTGGAGGTTCAAAACCAGACCCTTCGCAACAGGGGAAGCAAACCCATTCATAACGGCAGCTACAACAATCACTCGGCCAGCAGCAACATCAATGAGAGGCTCTCTTGTGAAGGCGTTAGCCACCCTGACCTCAGGTTGGACCACAGTGGCGAGCTGAGCAGCAGAGAGTTTGAGCTCTCTCCCCCACAGGACACCAGCAGCAGCTACAGCAGTGAGGACATGTCCCCTCTCCCTGGGGCAAGCAGACTGGGGGAAGAAGAAGGGGCAGAAGGTTTTGGGGGTCCATGTATGGGATTCCTGACCTTGCCCTGCAGCAATGGACCAGAGCCAGCCCAGGGGCAACCCCAGACTCCAGAAAGCCCATCTCAGGAGAGTTATGAATCAGAGACTCTCGCCGAGAGTGACTCTGGGGTTGACCAAACCGCCTTGGATGAGTTGGATGTCCTGGATCTAGAAGATGAGTGTGCAGAGGTGGACGATGGAGACAGTTG GTTGTACGTGTCGCCTAAGAAGCACGTGGCCGAGCCGTGCCCAGAGTCCCCCTTGAAGTGGTGTCGTAGGGTGCTAGACCACCCGAGTCCCGAGACCGAGGTGGCATGCAGGAGCCTGATCAACCGCTTGGACCAGA CCTCTCGATGGAAGAATATGTACAGCAGCCCCAGCTCAACAGAGGCGGGCTCGTCAGGCTCCGGCCTGATCTCCCCCGGGTACCACAAATCGACTAACAAATCCCTACTAACCTGTGGCAGCTCAG GCCTTGTGCGCGTGAACTCCGCTCTGAGCTCTCAGTCGTCCATCGACAGTGAGCTCAGCACGTCAGACGACTCCATCTCCATGGGCTACAAGCTGCAGGATCTGACCGACGTGCAGATCATGGCTCGGCTGCAGGAGGAGA gtCTGCGGCAGGACTACgccaccagctccacctccgTGTCCCGCCGGAGCTCCTCGGCGTCGCTGCAGTCCCTGCGGCGCGGCGGCACCTACAGCGACCAGGAGTTTGACAGCTACAgcctggaggacgaggaggaagcgTACTGCCCCGTCCCCCAGCCCCGCCAGCGGTTCAGCCCGTCTCCCTTGGGCTCCCCGCGGTGCctgtccccctccacctccaaccacGGCCAGGAGCCCGGCAGCCGTCTCGGGGCGCCGCGCGCTCGGGCGCCCAGGCGCTCGCTTCAGGGCCCTAGCCCGGAGCTTCTCAAATTTGCGAAGAGCGAGG aggAGTTAAGACACAGCATGCCCAATCTGGCACCTCGCACAAGCCTACGTTCCCTGGAGGCGGTCAGAAACAGCCGCAGCATGGAGGCTAACCTTCAGAGCTCTGGCAACCGCATGTCCCGCCTAAACCACTCCCCCTCCACAG GTATTGCATGCAGTCGACTGCGTGCCAATGGCCAGTCCCCTCTCTCAATGCGCACTCCGGTCAAAGCCATGAACCCTGTGGGCTCCATGACGACCTCACGCCAGCCTACCAGAGGACTGCCAGTGATCCAAGCTGCACCAGCCGGGATGGGCAGGGTCCAGTCTCCGGGCCCGGCCAACGGTGGAGGCTATGTACCCGGGAGACTGTCTGCTGGAACAGGACGGCcggcggccagcagggggcagacTGCACCATCCACCAGAAGCAAGCTCGCACAACCTGGCAGGAG gTCTTTGGTTACGACTAGAATGATGGATGACTCTTGGAAGGATGGCTGCTACTGA
- the LOC115552518 gene encoding solute carrier family 25 member 53 gives MGRGQDGTQEDKTPPQPVSRLQSYLHGGTSSLLSTLPTIAVFPVYKTVFRQQLHTISIIEAVAQLKKEGALKLYRGVTPPLLMRTLNGALLHGLQDTLLRKLYSSSSAKVVPHSALPAVAGLAAGLVEALVFTPFERVQNMLQNGQNDRSLPTLKTVLVRLSSEELALGYYRALLPIMARNSLGCCFYFGLKGPLRALGEVQGLHPTASSFLSGALPSMAISFSLYPLSVLVATMQAGAGGQEAGTVRACWRKLWTSRQRSLALLYRGGSLVILRSCITWGITTAIYDQQQKRASR, from the coding sequence ATGGGGCGGGGTCAGGATGGTACACAAGAGGACAAGACCCCACCACAGCCAGTCTCTCGTTTACAGAGCTACTTGCATGGAGGTACCTCCAGCCTGCTCTCCACCCTGCCTACTATAGCTGTATTTCCTGTCTACAAGACCGTTTTCCGGCAACAGCTCCACACCATCTCCATCATCGAGGCGGTGGCACAGTTGAAAAAGGAAGGAGCATTGAAGCTCTACAGGGGGGTGACACCCCCTTTGCTAATGCGAACCCTAAACGGCGCGCTGCTGCATGGCCTCCAAGATACCCTACTCCGTAagctctactcctcctcctctgccaaaGTCGTCCCTCACTCCGCCCTCCCAGCCGTTGCAGGGCTTGCGGCGGGACTGGTGGAGGCCCTGGTTTTCACCCCGTTTGAGCGAGTTCAAAACATGTTGCAGAACGGACAAAACGACCGCAGTCTACCCACGCTGAAGACCGTTCTGGTGCGGCTGAGCTCTGAGGAGCTGGCCTTGGGCTACTACAGAGCCCTTTTGCCCATCATGGCCAGGAACTCTCTGGGCTGCTGCTTCTACTTCGGACTGAAGGGGCCACTGCGAGCGCTGGGCGAGGTGCAGGGGCTCCATCCCACCGCTTCGTCCTTCCTGTCCGGAGCGCTGCCCTCCATGGCCATCAGTTTCTCTCTGTACCCGCTGTCTGTGCTGGTGGCTACTATGCAGGCTGGGGCGGGCGGGCAGGAGGCGGGAACAGTCAGGGCGTGTTGGAGGAAGCTGTGGACGTCACGCCAGCGGAGCTTGGCACTGCTGTACCGAGGAGGTTCGCTGGTCATCCTGCGCTCATGCATCACCTGGGGGATCACCACCGCCATCTACGACCAACAGCAGAAGCGTGCATCGCGATGA